A single region of the Anaerostipes rhamnosivorans genome encodes:
- the proC gene encoding pyrroline-5-carboxylate reductase has product MEIGFIGCGNMAKAMISGILAKGTFQKDEIIASGPTKEKMDGVSQEFGIKTTLYNIEAAKDSRILVLSVKPQMYDKVIKEIRDHVSKDQLVVTIAAGLSMESVERSFGKETKIIRTMPNTPALVGEGMTGMCMNPYVKEEEACEVTKIFESFGRVEIVDEKLIDAVVGVSGSSPAYVYMFIEALADAAVLGGIPREKAYTFAAQAVLGSAKMVLETKEHPGKLKDAVCSPAGTTIEAVRILEEKGLRSAVIEAANAAVEVSKKMG; this is encoded by the coding sequence ATGGAAATTGGATTTATCGGATGCGGAAACATGGCAAAGGCCATGATTTCAGGAATTCTTGCAAAAGGAACTTTTCAGAAGGACGAGATCATCGCTTCCGGGCCGACAAAAGAGAAAATGGACGGGGTTTCCCAGGAGTTTGGTATAAAGACAACGCTTTATAATATTGAGGCAGCAAAAGATTCCAGGATCCTTGTGTTGTCCGTGAAACCGCAGATGTATGACAAGGTCATCAAGGAGATCCGCGATCATGTCAGCAAAGACCAGCTTGTGGTCACTATTGCGGCAGGGCTTTCCATGGAGTCAGTGGAGAGAAGCTTTGGAAAAGAGACAAAGATCATCCGCACCATGCCGAATACGCCTGCTCTGGTGGGTGAGGGCATGACGGGCATGTGTATGAATCCTTATGTAAAAGAGGAGGAAGCTTGTGAGGTCACAAAGATCTTTGAAAGCTTTGGCAGGGTAGAGATCGTAGATGAGAAGCTGATCGACGCGGTTGTAGGTGTCAGCGGCAGTTCACCAGCTTATGTCTACATGTTCATCGAGGCATTGGCGGATGCGGCAGTACTGGGAGGAATCCCAAGGGAAAAAGCGTATACATTTGCGGCCCAGGCAGTGCTCGGCAGCGCAAAGATGGTTCTTGAGACGAAGGAGCATCCAGGAAAATTAAAAGATGCGGTGTGTTCTCCGGCGGGAACAACCATCGAGGCTGTGAGAATTCTGGAAGAAAAAGGATTAAGAAGCGCAGTGATCGAAGCTGCCAACGCAGCTGTGGAAGTCAGCAAAAAAATGGGATGA
- a CDS encoding RluA family pseudouridine synthase, translating to MEQKRQFTVSNQETGIRLDVCLAGRFPEFTRSYLQKLCKDFAVSVEGAVKKSNYKVREGEQVSLDIPEPTELSIKPEKMDLDIVYEDQDIILINKPKDMVVHPAPGHYEGTLVNGLMEHCREELSGINGVLRPGIVHRIDKDTTGILVICKNDMAHQSLAKQLKDHTITRRYHAIVYHNIKEDSGTVDAPIARSKKDRKKMAVDREAGRRAVTHYRVLKRLKEGFTYIECSLETGRTHQIRVHMASVGHPLLGDTVYGPKKSRYSLDGQCLHAKVLGFIHPRTEEYMEFEVPLPAYFEELLNRLG from the coding sequence ATGGAACAAAAGAGACAGTTTACAGTTTCAAATCAGGAGACGGGAATCAGGCTGGATGTCTGTCTGGCAGGAAGGTTCCCGGAGTTTACCAGATCCTATCTTCAGAAACTATGCAAGGATTTTGCTGTATCAGTGGAAGGTGCTGTTAAAAAGAGCAATTATAAGGTCAGGGAGGGAGAACAGGTTTCTTTGGACATACCAGAGCCAACGGAACTTTCCATCAAGCCGGAAAAAATGGATTTGGATATCGTATATGAGGACCAGGATATCATTCTTATTAATAAACCAAAAGATATGGTAGTCCATCCGGCCCCTGGGCATTATGAGGGCACCCTGGTCAACGGTCTGATGGAGCATTGCAGAGAGGAGCTTTCCGGAATCAATGGAGTATTGAGGCCTGGCATCGTGCACAGAATCGATAAGGACACTACAGGGATCCTGGTCATCTGTAAAAATGACATGGCCCACCAGTCTCTGGCGAAACAGCTGAAAGACCATACGATCACAAGGCGGTACCACGCCATTGTCTATCACAATATAAAAGAAGATTCGGGAACGGTGGATGCTCCCATCGCAAGAAGCAAAAAGGACCGGAAGAAGATGGCAGTCGACCGGGAGGCAGGAAGGCGAGCGGTCACTCATTACCGGGTCTTAAAACGGCTGAAAGAAGGCTTTACCTATATTGAATGCAGCCTGGAGACGGGAAGGACCCATCAGATCCGGGTGCATATGGCATCCGTCGGCCATCCGCTTTTGGGGGATACTGTCTATGGGCCGAAAAAGTCCAGATACTCACTGGACGGACAGTGCCTTCACGCTAAGGTGCTCGGGTTTATCCATCCGAGGACAGAGGAATACATGGAGTTTGAAGTGCCGCTCCCCGCATATTTTGAGGAGCTTTTAAATCGTTTAGGTTGA
- the lspA gene encoding signal peptidase II, producing the protein MKHVRVFISIVLLLAIDQMTKAAAVVCLSGKEAIPVLKDIFELQYVENRGAAFGILQNQQWLFFIITVAAVVLLTVVYKKLPAEKKYRPLRLCYIFLCAGAVGNLIDRVVRGFVVDFFYFKLIDFPVFNVADIYVTVSMAVLFFLILVYYKEDDFAFLEKRKQG; encoded by the coding sequence ATGAAACATGTGAGAGTATTCATTTCAATTGTTCTGCTTCTGGCCATTGACCAGATGACCAAAGCGGCAGCGGTAGTGTGTCTTTCAGGAAAGGAAGCGATCCCGGTCCTTAAAGATATTTTTGAACTGCAATATGTGGAGAACCGCGGAGCGGCATTTGGAATTCTCCAAAACCAACAGTGGCTGTTTTTTATTATCACTGTGGCGGCAGTGGTTTTGCTGACAGTCGTCTATAAAAAGCTGCCGGCTGAGAAGAAATACCGTCCGCTCCGTCTGTGTTATATCTTTTTATGCGCAGGTGCGGTGGGAAATCTCATTGACAGGGTCGTTAGAGGATTTGTGGTGGATTTCTTTTACTTCAAATTGATTGATTTCCCTGTATTTAATGTGGCCGACATTTATGTGACCGTGTCTATGGCAGTACTGTTCTTTCTTATCTTGGTGTACTACAAGGAAGATGATTTTGCATTTTTAGAAAAAAGGAAACAAGGCTGA